One Caretta caretta isolate rCarCar2 chromosome 8, rCarCar1.hap1, whole genome shotgun sequence DNA window includes the following coding sequences:
- the BSND gene encoding barttin isoform X1 — protein sequence MAEDKTFRYGLIVLGFFLVMIGMFIMSVDKPQVYITFCTLGVLTIAVGITWSMCQCYPKITFVPMETESEKFLSHKPAVSIENEIPEKSCSQTPYTSQEEANVYEKSLPSYEQIQRKAKGSVECLGIQTAPLLGDCELKTRGCPRPVVQAKAEVHRISESNGETCRDPVPQVLTATISSPSERSHSAAPLASFLEDTDLPSSEGSTSSSLFLGGSTSSLRNPLPSQGYTQKLRFELPCYEDFALIDSPLVERWHPSQEQTPALPQNYLSATASARQFAFVSGPGSKAAESEERQSVEEEDNNMYYGLKEGPENLLIADDFIFEPET from the exons ATGGCTGAGGATAAAACTTTCCGCTACGGACTCATAGTGCTGGGCTTCTTCCTGGTGATGATTGGGATGTTCATCATGAGCGTGGACAAGCCCCAGGTCTACATCACCTTTTGCACGCTGGGGGTTTTAACCATAGCAGTGGGGATCACCTGGAGCATGTGTCAGTGCTACCCCAAG ATAACGTTTGTCCCCATGGAGACAGAGTCCGAGAAGTTCCTGTCACACAAGCCCGCTGTTTCGATAGAAAATGAAATTCCGGAGAAGAGCTG ctcccagACTCCGTACACCAGCCAGGAAGAAGCTAATGTCTATGAGAAAAGCCTGCCATCTTATGAACAGATCCAGAGAAAAGCAAAGGGCTCTGTGGAGTGTCTGGGGATTCAAACGGCCCCACTCCTAGGTGACTGTGAGCTCAAGACAAGAGGATGTCCCCGTCCCGTTGTACAGGCCAAGGCTGAGGTCCACAGGATCTCAGAGAGCAATGGAGAAACCTGCAGAGATCCAGTGCCCCAAGTGCTCACAGCAACGATCAGCAG CCCATCAGAGAGGTCCCACAGTGCAGCACCGCTGGCTTCCTTCCTGGAGGACACGGACCTTCCCTCTTCCGAGGGATCCACCTCCAGCAGCCTGTTTCTGGGGGGATCCACCAGCTCCCTGAGGAATCCACTCCCATCACAGGGGTACACCCAGAAGCTCAGGTTTGAGCTTCCTTGCTATGAAGATTTTGCCCTGATTGATTCACCGCTGGTGGAAAGGTGGCATCCAAGCCAGGAGCAAACACCGGCCCTACCCCAGAACTACCTGTCTGCGACTGCCTCAGCAAGACAGTTTGCATTCGTCTCAGGTCCTGGCTCAAAGGCAGCAGAATCAGAAGAGAGACAGAGTGTGGAAGAGGAGGACAACAACATGTATTACGGGTTAAAAGAGGGGCCAGAGAATTTACTGATAGCAGATGATTTTATTTTTGAGCCAGAGACCTAA
- the BSND gene encoding barttin isoform X2 — MRDPHSMRETLKDVAEITFVPMETESEKFLSHKPAVSIENEIPEKSCSQTPYTSQEEANVYEKSLPSYEQIQRKAKGSVECLGIQTAPLLGDCELKTRGCPRPVVQAKAEVHRISESNGETCRDPVPQVLTATISSPSERSHSAAPLASFLEDTDLPSSEGSTSSSLFLGGSTSSLRNPLPSQGYTQKLRFELPCYEDFALIDSPLVERWHPSQEQTPALPQNYLSATASARQFAFVSGPGSKAAESEERQSVEEEDNNMYYGLKEGPENLLIADDFIFEPET; from the exons ATGAGAGATCCACATTCAATGAGAGAAACTTTGAAGGACGTTGCTGAG ATAACGTTTGTCCCCATGGAGACAGAGTCCGAGAAGTTCCTGTCACACAAGCCCGCTGTTTCGATAGAAAATGAAATTCCGGAGAAGAGCTG ctcccagACTCCGTACACCAGCCAGGAAGAAGCTAATGTCTATGAGAAAAGCCTGCCATCTTATGAACAGATCCAGAGAAAAGCAAAGGGCTCTGTGGAGTGTCTGGGGATTCAAACGGCCCCACTCCTAGGTGACTGTGAGCTCAAGACAAGAGGATGTCCCCGTCCCGTTGTACAGGCCAAGGCTGAGGTCCACAGGATCTCAGAGAGCAATGGAGAAACCTGCAGAGATCCAGTGCCCCAAGTGCTCACAGCAACGATCAGCAG CCCATCAGAGAGGTCCCACAGTGCAGCACCGCTGGCTTCCTTCCTGGAGGACACGGACCTTCCCTCTTCCGAGGGATCCACCTCCAGCAGCCTGTTTCTGGGGGGATCCACCAGCTCCCTGAGGAATCCACTCCCATCACAGGGGTACACCCAGAAGCTCAGGTTTGAGCTTCCTTGCTATGAAGATTTTGCCCTGATTGATTCACCGCTGGTGGAAAGGTGGCATCCAAGCCAGGAGCAAACACCGGCCCTACCCCAGAACTACCTGTCTGCGACTGCCTCAGCAAGACAGTTTGCATTCGTCTCAGGTCCTGGCTCAAAGGCAGCAGAATCAGAAGAGAGACAGAGTGTGGAAGAGGAGGACAACAACATGTATTACGGGTTAAAAGAGGGGCCAGAGAATTTACTGATAGCAGATGATTTTATTTTTGAGCCAGAGACCTAA
- the TMEM61 gene encoding transmembrane protein 61, whose translation MAASFRYGVTITGAILLVTGTLCFAWWSDGEVGPTSNNDAMAVPHGEAKVVPNSSSSNALLRSVSFFCCGIGGILLLFGLLWSVKANARGMSRHYQYHFSRDLHYFTVEPLDKRTCSAWDANAIPTYEEALNCRPAQSTLGYIPPHGGKEETTPPQYGDLDEDDTWPGCRRRSSSDSVLLRTMPSRRETESQGEPSATPPPSYEDLSVHGV comes from the exons ATGGCTGCTTCTTTCCGCTATGGAGTGACCATCACTGGAGCTATCCTGCTGGTGACAGGAACACTTTGTTTTGCCTGGTGGAGCGATGGAGAGGTGGGACCCACGTCTAATAACGATGCTATGGCTGTGCCTCATGGAGAAGCCAAAGTGGTGCCGAACTCCTCCTCCTCTAATGCACTGCTCAGGTCTGTCAGCTTCTTCTGCTGTGGCATCGGTggcatcctcctcctctttgggCTTCTGTGGTCGGTGAAAGCAAACGCTCGGGGGATGTCTCGACACTATCAGTACCACTTCTCTAGAGACCTACACTACTTCACCGTGGAACCTCTTGATAAAAGGACATGCAG TGCCTGGGATGCCAATGCTATCCCCACCTATGAAGAAGCCCTGAACTGCAGGCCTGCTCAAAGTACCCTCGGTTATATACCACCTCATGGTGGGAAGGAGGAGACTACACCCCCTCAGTATGGAGACTTAGATGAGGATGATACGTGGCCAGGTTGCCGCAGACGCAGCTCCTCAGACAGTGTACTGCTCAGGACCATGCCATCCAGGAGGGAAACAGAGTCACAGGGTGAGCCCAGCGCTACACCACCGCCCAGCTACGAAGACCTCAGTGTACATGGCGTGTGA